The following is a genomic window from Citrifermentans bemidjiense Bem.
ATGAAGCCCTTTTCGAAGTCGGAGTGGATGACGCCCGCGGCTCCGGGAGCCTTGGTTCCCTTGGTGATGGTCCAGGCGCGGACTTCCTTGACACCGGCGGTGAAGTAGGTGATCAGGCCCAAAAGCTCGTAGCCGGAACGGATCAGACGGTCAAGGCCCGACTCCGCCAGCCCCATTTCCTCTAGAAACGCCTGTTTCTCCTCGCCTTCCAGTTCGGAAATCTCGGCCTCGATGGAGCCGCAGATGAAGACGACGCCGTTTCCTTCCTTCGCTGCCAGCTGGCGCACTTCCTCGACGTAGGGGTGCTTCCCTTCCAGGTCGTCCTCGGCCACGTTCGCCACGTAAAGAACCGGTTTGGCCGTCATGAGGTGCATGTCGCGCAGTATCAGCTTCTCGTCCTCGGTCTCGGCCATGTCGCGCGGCGAGAGCCCCTGCTCCAGGGTGGATTTCACCTTGAGGCAGAAATCTACGTCTTCCTTCGCCTTCTTGTCGCCGCTTCTGGCCTGTTTCTCGGTACGCTGCAGGCGCTTTTCCACCGTGTCCAGGTCTGCCAGCGCCAGTTCGGTCTGGATCACCTCGATGTCGCGCACCGGCGAAACGCTGCCGCTTACGTGCACCACGTTCTCGTTGTCGAAGCAGCGCACCACGTGCAGGATTGCGTCGACGGAACGGATGTGCCCCAGGAACTTGTTCCCCAGCCCCTCACCTTGGCTTGCGCCTTTGACCAGCCCCGCGATGTCGAGGAACTCGATGGTGGTCGGCTGCATCCGCTCCGGGTGTACGATCTCGGCGAGCCTGTCCATGCGCGGATCCGGAACCGCGACGATGCCGACGTTGGGATCGATGGTGCAGAAGGGGTAGTTGGCGGACTCGGCCCCGGCCGAGGTGAGCGCGTTGAAGATGGTGGACTTCCCCACGTTGGGGAGGCCGACGATACCGCAATTGAAACCCATGACGTATCCTTTTGAAAACTCAACCCATTGCCGGGGGGAGTGCTATAAAGTCCACCTTCGTGAAGTGGGGATCTGCTACCTGGCGTTGAAGATGCTCATTGCCTTGGGCATCCCTTCCTTGATCATCATCTCCAGCGCGTCGACCGAGGTGTCCAGCACCTCGAGGAGAGAATCCATCTCTTCCTTGGCGAAGTTCGTGAGCACGAAGTTCACCACGTCGCCGTGCACGGGGCGGCCGATGCCGACGCGGATGCGCGCATAGGCGGAAGAGCCGAGCTCCTGGGCCAGCGAGCGCAGGCCGTTGTGCCCGCCGTGGCCGCCTCCCTCCTTGAGCTTTACCTTGCCGAACGGGATATCCAGGTCGTCATGGATCACGATGAGATCTGAGAGGGACAGTTTGTAGAAGCGAAGCGCCTCCGCGACGGAGCGCCCCGACAGGTTCATGAAGGTCTGCGGCTTGAGGAGGTAGACCCGCTCGGAGGACCAGTTTCCGTCACCAGAAAGGCCGGAGAAGGCCTTCCTGGTGACCTGGATTCCCGAGAGGCTGGCTAAGCGGTCCAAAACCATGAAACCCGCGTTGTGGCGGGTCCATGAGTACTTTGGCCCGGGGTTGCCGAGCCCTACGATAAGTTTTGCTGCCATACGATTCCTGGATTAGGCGGCGGGAGCGGCCTCTTCCTCTGCGGCACCCTTGCGGCCGAGGATGCTGACCACGGACGCTTTGGGGTCGGAGAGGATTGCGGTGCCGATCGGAGCGACGATCTGGCCTACGTGAACGGAGTGGCCGATCAGCAGTTCTGCCACGTCGACGTTGATGTGGGCCGGGATGTGGACCGGGAGGCACTCGACTTCGACTTCGTGCATGGCGAAGTCAAGGAAGCCGCCGGCTTTGACGCCGGCCGGGGTGCCTACCAGGTTCAGCTTGACATGAACCTTGACCTTGTCCGCCAGGTTGATCTTGTGCAGGTCGACGTGACGCGGCACGTTCTTCAGGCTGTCGCGCAGAAGGTCGGCGACGATCACGCTGGCGCCGTTCAGCTCGCCCGCGCACTCAAGGGTCAGGATGTGGTTGCGGCCACCCTCGCCTGCGATGGCTTCGGAAAGTTCCTTCTGCCCCAGGGAAATGGATACGGGAGCGATCCCTTTGCCGTACACAACGGCCGGAACGCGGCCGGCAGCCCTCAGGCGGCGGCAGATACCCTTGCCAGTTTGCTCTCTCAGTTCAGCTTTCAGCACCTGCTTACTCATACATCCTCCGATGTCGATCTTGGTATTTAATGACCCAATGACGTTTTTTTGAATTTCAATTACACGAAAAGCGAGCTGACCGATTCATCCTCATGGATGCGGCGGATCGCTTCTCCCAAAAGTTCTGCAACGGAAAGCACCCTGATCTTGTCCGAAAGCTCCGCTTTCTCGCCCAGGGGAACCGTATCGGTGATGACGACTTTCTCGATGACCGAGGCGTTGATCCTGTCGATCGCGGGGCCGGAAAGCACGCCATGTGTGGCGCAGGCGTAGACGTTGGCGGCGCCGTGCTGTTTCAGAGCGAGAGCTGCCTGGGTCAAGGTCCCTGCCGTGTCGATCATGTCGTCCAGGATGATGGCGTTTTTACCTTTCACGTCGCCGATCAGGTGCATGATCTCGGCCACGTTCGGGCCGGTACGGCGCTTGTCGATGACGGCCAGCGTGCAGCCGAGCCTCTTGGCGAAGGCCCTGGCGCGTTCGGTCCCGCCTGCGTCCGGCGACACCATGACCAGGTTGTCCGGATCGTCGGCGAAGCGGCTCTTCAGGTGGGCGAGCAAAACCGGAGCGGCGTAGAGGTTGTCCACAGGGATATTGAAAAAGCCCTGGATCTGCCCCGCGTGAAGGTCCACGGTCACCACCCTGGCGGCGCCGGCAGTAGTGATCAGGTCGGCCACGAGCTTGGAAGTGATCGGGGTCCTCGGTGCGGCCTTGCGGTCCTGGCGCGCATAGCCGTAGTAGGGGATAACGGCGGTGATGGTAGCCGCCGAAGCCCTCTTCAGGGCGTCGATCATGATCAGCAGTTCCATCAGATTGTTGTTGGTCGGACAGCAGGTCGACTGCACCACGTAGATGTCACGCCCGCGGACGTTCTCGCCGATCTCGACCATGATCTCGCCGTCGGAGAAGGTCTTGACCTTTGCCTTCCCCAGGGGCACCTTCAGGCAATCACAGATCTTTTCTGCCAGAATAGGATTGGAGTTACCGCTGAACACCCTGATCTTGTTTTCCATTGAAGCTCTGCCCTCGTAACTTCTTTTATTTAGGTTCTGCGCGGCCTGCAGGCTTCCCAACCCCACCTAGACCGGCATCACAAATCCAGGAAACGCTACTTAATACAATAGTTGCCCCCCGAAGTCAATGGAAAAGCTGTCCGGACACGCGCCCGGCGGCCTTGCTGCAGAAGTCGACAGAGCCCCGCGCAACGGCAAAGAGAGTCGGCACCCGCACAGCGTTAGGCTGTAATAATTTTTCCAAAAACTCCTAATGTCGGGTATCCTCTTTGACGATAAGAATCCTGCCCGACGTCTATTACACTGCAGAGGGGGATGACTATATGGAACAGCGGCGTTTTCACCGGGTACAAAGCAGGGCGCCCGGCGAACTGTCACATTTCGGGATGGACTACAAGTGCCGACTGGAGAATGTCTCCTTGAGGGGCGCGCTGATCAGCGCGGACGAGTGCATAATGATCCCTGTCGGCGACTGCTGCACGTTCTCTGTCGTTTTGGAGCCCGAGACCGCGCCTGTAGTCATTACCGCCTGCATCGTGCACAGCTTTTTTTCCATGGTGGGGGTGAAGTTCATTAATTTTTCAGGGGACGCCGAGGAGCGATTGCTCAGCTTCATGCAGAGGTTGACCACCGAACCCGAGAAATTGAAGCAGGAGTGGGAAATGATACAGGAGAAAAGACGTAAAAGCCGCGAAGAGTGCTGCCTGCCCACAGCAACCAGATCCTGATCCCTCAAAAAAAGAAAAGACCCGCCGCCTTGTAGCGCCAAGCCTTCACGAATCAAATTAAGCCCGCCGACCCTTCCCTAGCTCTCGCCCTGAATACCGCCTTTCCCCTGGGAGCAGTTCACCCGCAGTTCGTAAGGGAGGCAGCTGTTGATGTTGAGGACCTCCTCTGCGAGGGCCAGGCTCTTGTATCGCAACGAGACCTGCTCCAGCTTGGACTTTAACTGCACCAGCACGACCAGATCCTCAGTTCTCGCGTACTCGTTGTACAGCTGCAACACCTCGTCAAATACCATATCGATCGACGCTTCGACCGGCGCCTTGGCGCCTGCCGCATAGGTCAACACCTTTTCCTTGTCATCTTCAAGTTCGCCCCTGAGCACTGCGGATTGCCTGGCTTCGCGCATAAATCTCTTCAGCGCGTCACAGTTGATCTCGTACTTGGCATTACCGATCTCGAGAATGGTTCTAACCATTTTATCCCCTCGTGCATCTCGATATAACATTGAAGCAATGTAAGTGGGTCCACGCATATTCCGCATCCGCATTGATTATCTTCGGCAAATTTAGTGAAGACTTTAAGTCTTTTTACTGTCTGGGAACTTGAGGCACTACAATCCTTTCACAAAAGCGGATACCCTCTGACAAAAGTCCCGGAACCAACTGATTGAAAAGCAGCCTTGACATGCCTCAGACCTTGCGCTATGTTTCCATCACATTCCAGCATAGATAGACGACAATACTAAACCATCCGCGAGGATGGGACGGAAAGCCTACAGGGTCTCCAAGAGACAGCCGGGTCGCCGAAATATCGATCGATATTTTTGGCCCCGGCTTTTTTGTTGCCGCAATCCCGGATAACGCCCGGCGCGGCGACACGCCGGGCGCCCTTAAAACGGAGGAGACAAATGAAAAAAGTCGTTTTAACCCTGGCAGTTGTAGCCGCTGCCGCCTTCGCCGTCGCTAGACCGGGAGCGGCCCAAGCCAGCTCGGTGGACCTGAACATCCAACTGGGCGCTTACATCCCGGCCCCTCCGGGGGTGAGGATCTACGTCGAAGCCGGGCGCCCCTATTACGTGGAGAACCACAGGCGCGTCTACATGAAAAAAAGGCACCACGAAGACCACGGCAGGCATTTGGGGCACTACAAGGAAGAACACCACGACAGGGAAGAGGGGCACGGGAAAGAGCACGGCAGGCACGGCCGCGACTAAAAGAAAACTGTGACTAAAAGAGGAGGAGAGACCATGAAAAGAATAACGGCAGCATTCAAACCGGCTGTCATCGCTATCTGCGTTATCGTGGCAGCCTTCGCGTATCTTGCCGGTTGCAGCGGCGGAGGAGGCGACGCCAGCAAAGGGACCCTCAAGCTTTCCATAACCGACAGGCAAAGCGACAACTTCGGCAAGGTAATCATCGCCATACGCGAGATACGGGTAGTCCCCAGAGGATTTGAAGGCGCAGCCGACAACGATGCCAACCTGCCGGTGCTGGTCCGGTTCACCACGCCCAAAGTGATCGACGTCATGGCCTTGAGGTTTATCCAGGAACCCCTGGGAGACATCATCCTCCCCGCAGGGAACTACAGCCAGATCAGGCTGGTCCTGGAACCCAACCCCACGGGCAATCGTCCCCCGGTCAACTACCTCACGCTCAGCAGCGACGTCAACGGCACCAATCCGATTCCCCTGGACACCCCCAGCGGGCAGCAGTCCGGGCTCAAGGTGCTCGGGCCGATCGAGGTAAAGGCCGGAATCATCAACGCAGTCATGATCGACTTCGACCCCAACACCGCCATAGTTTCGCGAGGCAACGGCGGCTACAACCTGAAGCCGACCGGGATCAGGATGGTGCAGATGGCAAACGAACTGCCGCAGTTCGGTTCCATCGTCGGCAACGTCAGTTCCAGCTTCGGGCATTGGTCCAGCGCCACCGTCGCCATCAAGAGGCGCGGGACGGTTAACGACACCGACCCCATCGCCGCCGGGCGCATCTTCTCCAGTTACACCAGCGGCAGATGGCAGGCCCCCTTTGCCGCCTTCGTACCGGCGGCCAGCGGCAGCCTCGGCTATAAGACGTTCATAACCACGAACGGCTTCGCCTTGTATTCGTCCCAGACAGTATCGGTGGTACAGAATCAGGCGACCGATCTGGGCGAGATAGTACTGACACCACGGTAAGAGCAAACCTGCGGCGCCGGTCCTTCACAGAGGGCCGGCGCCGTTGTTGGGAGAGCGGTATGCCTATAATTCAATGGAATGTAAATCTTTTGGTGGGAATACAGGAAATCGACCGGCATCACAAGCAGTTGGTGCAATCGCTGAACACGGTCTATGACGAGTTTCGGGAAGGTAAAGAGATCGAGTTGTCGTTCCTGCAGGAGTTGATCGCCTACGCCGCTCACCACTTCGCCTGTGAAGAGCAATGGATGAAGAAGACGGGGTACCCCAAGCTGCAAGCCCACCGGGAAGAGCATGCCCTCTTCACCAGCAGGGTCGCCGATTTCAAGACGGGCCTGAAAGACAACGGCAAGATATCAGTAGAGTTGATCTGGTTTTTGTGCAACTGGGTGACGCACCACATAGGCGAAAGCGATGCCGAGTTCGGACGCTTCGTCGATGTCCACAACATCCGTACCAGGGGCGACCAGCCCGGCAAGATCGCCGGCGACAGCTGACATCAGCGGGCCGTTTAGGGCTGCGGCAACGACTTCAGGTACTCCCGCAGCGCTTCCACATGCTCCCTGTCGTGGTCCATCATCGCCTGGAAGAGCTTCTCCAGTTCGCTATCGGCGAAGATCACGATGGTGGACATGTGCAGCACCGCCATCTGCTCCTCCAGCTTGATCGCCAGGGTGAGCGCCTCCACCTCAGACAGGGTCGACGCCATCAGCTGGTCGACCTTCTCTTCCAGCTTCTGCAGACTGACCATCGCCTTGGTCAGATCAGTATTCACCCCCGACATCCCCACGCCCTGCATCCTGGCCGCCATGGCGAACTGCTGCGCGTGGCTCTCTTCCTCAAGCGCCGTCTTGCTCCAAAGCCTTGACAGCGGCTTGTTGTCGGCGAAACTGCGTGCGAAGTGGTAGTAGAGCTCCGCGCCCTTAAGCTCGAACCGCTTGCACCTGTCGATGAAGTGGAGTTGGTCCATGGTCAATCTGGCTGCGGCTTCCTTTTCGATCATAAAAACACCTCGGAACAATAGGTTTGCAGCATATAGGGCTATTCGGACAAAGGAAGATTTACTTGAATAAGCATCCTCATCCTGCAACATGATCGTGCCATTTAAAGAAACAGGGGACTAGCTGCATGTGCTAGTCCCCTGAATTGTTTGGCTGGGGCGCCAGGGATCGAACCTGGGAATGACGGGATCAAAACCCGTTGCCTTACCGCTTGGCGACGCCCCAATATTTGATTTTTAAATGGTCCTGACGGCGGCTGCGAACCAGCCACGCGCTTTTGCTATCTCAGCTGCCGCATGTCGCGCCGCGCTTTCGCTCTCGAAAAGACCGAAAACGGTGGAGCCGCTTCCTGACATCAGCGACCCGCGGGCACCTGCTGTCAACAGCACCTCTTTCAGTTCGCTCACCAGGGGGAATCTCCCGCAGGTGACCGGCTCCAAATCGTTGGAAAGGAGCTCGCAGACCTCGTTGAGGCTGCTGTATGAACGCGGGATTATAGTGGCGGGATCCGGCGTTGTCAACCTTAAATTTTGATACACCCAGGCAGTGGAAACATGTATCCCGGGATTCACCAGCACCACCCAGAGGGAGGGAACTTCTTCCAGCGCGGTGAGGCGGTCGCCGATCCCCTCGGCAAGGGCGGGCTTTTTGAAGACGAAGAACGGAACGTCGGCACCCAGCTTGACGCCGATCTCCATCAACCGCTCGTCCGTAAGACCCAATTCGAGGAGCTCGTTCACTCCCATCAGGACAGTGGCGGCGTCGCTGCTCCCCCCCCCGAGCCCTGCCCCTACCGGTATCTTCTTGGCAATGGTGATCTCTATGCCGACTTCCTTGTCCGAAAGCTTCAACAGTGCGTCGGCTGCACGCCAGGCTATGTTTCCCGGCCCGTCGGGCACCCCTTTCCTGCCGCAGGTAACCCGGATCCCGGGGGAATCGGAAAGGGCAATCTCTATCTCGTCGCAGAGGTCGACCCTCTGCATGATCATGCGCAGCTCGTGATAGCCGTCCGGCCTCTTGCCCAATACGTCCAGCCGGTAGTTGACCTTGGCCGGCGCCAGCAGTTGCAGTTTTTTCACGACAACTCTCCTTGAGGTGTTTTGAAGATCCCACTTTTCTTGTCCCCCCTCCCCTCGCGGGAGGGGGAGAGCTGGAAAAAGCTCGGCAGCACAGTCTCCCCTCGCCCTCTGGGAGAAGGGCGGGGGTGAGGGAATCCCTGCACACCTACCTATTCGCTCTTCATTATCTCGCTCATGACGCAGGTGGCGTAGGCGCCTCGCGGCAGCGAGAAGCCGACCAACAGGTCGGAGCCCTCCTGCTGCACATCCGCCCCGGCGATAGGGACCCGCAATGGGCGCCGCTCCCCTTCCATACGCAGACCTCCCGAGAGGTTGAAGCTCTCCAGGGTTAACTCTTGCGCTGCCAGCACCTCGCGCTCAAGCTCGCCCTGCGCGCCGTGAGGCTCCATCATGGTGCAGCCGAACATGGGGCCGGTGGGGGAAATGTCGAAGGCTTCGGCGCGCGGCGCCTCCGCTGCCAGATCCTGCACCAGGAAACGGGCGCCGTTCTCGTGCTTGAAGGCGATGTCGCCGACGTTCACCTTGTCGAAGCTATCGAGCCTTTTTTCCAACACCAGGTCGAAGAGGGAGGACTGGAAGGCGGAGAGATACAACCTCTTCATGCGCGGCTGCACCGAGTTGAAGGCCCTCTCGAAGCCGTCCGGACGCTGCACTAGCCGGGTGAGCAGTTCGCGCTCGACCCGGAAATGCCCCGGGAAAAGCGCCAGGCTTTCCTCCACTTCGCCGCGCCGGTACGCCTCTATGGCCTGGCGCCAGCGCTCGTCGGTCACCGCAGCCGGGTCGCCGATCAGCCGGTCCACCGCCGACTTGAACTCGCGGCGCAGCATCGCCGCCCCTATCTCGTGGGTGTTGCCTTGGGCACCGTAGCGCTGGACCCCGAAACGGTTGGGTACCCCGCGCCTGGTCATGACCTCCAACGCGGCCTCCGCATTCTTGACCGCGCCTTGGGCCACGTCGCGGACCCTGATGACGAAACGGTTTCCCTTGAGGTGACCGAGCCTCAACTTGTTGCCATGCATACGGGCCGAGAGGATCTTGATCCCCGGAATCTCAAGCGCCAGCACCTTATCGGGCGCCACGCGCGGTATGGAGACGGTTTGACGGGTGACGCCAATGGCATCCTTCATCCCGGCGTAGCCCAAATCGCGCTCCTGGACACCCAGGGTCTTCGCGATGCGGCGCAGCGCCTCAAGCGTCGCAATGCCGCGCTTTTCCAGGACCGCGAAACAGTGCTCCCCCTGCCCGCTCGGCAGATAGGCCGGGATCTCCTCGACCAGGAAATCTTCCGGGCTCCCCTTGATGGTGCCGCCGGTCCCCGGGACCTCTGCTGTAAGATATATGGACAATGCCCCTCCCTGAATCCGTTTCCGCAACCACAGCATCATACCCAGTACCAGCTGCTCTTTCAACATCTTTCCATTCCACCCGCGGACAGAATCTGCAGGAACGGCGACTAAAGAATTCGCCCGTAATGCCGACCAATAAGCATCGTCATAATGCTTCTCTGACAGCAATATTTATTTGTCGTGACACAATCCATGATTGAGCAAAAAGGTTCAAGTTCGATATACTGGCACCAGCAAAGACAACAGTTACGAGATAAGGGGAACTAAGCATGAGCAGCACGGGCAATGTAAAAAAAGGAACATCTGCTGAGCTTGCAACGAACCGTAAGTGGCTGAAAGAGTCGATAAGTCCATACTTCTTCAGTGCAATGCGCGACGAACCCGAAGCTTTGAACGTATTGGAGCTGGGATTGGGAACGCTCAGGCACAACCGGCGCCTGATACTTGCCGACCGCGACAAATCCCTGATACTGGCACGCGTCAACGCACCCGGGTCTCTGTACGACGCGCTGCGCCACTTCCAGGACCGCGAAATATCCTACGCCATGATCACCCACTCCGACGCTCCCATGCCCGGGATGCAGGAGGCGCTGGAGATTCAGCGTTTCGAGTTCGACCGCAAGAAAAACGAGGAAGTGCTCGCCTGGAAGGAAGCGAAGGTTCCTGCCGGCATCGCGCGCAAGGTGGCGGCGGAACTCAAAAGGAGCTATCCCGAATTCGACCTGAAGGAATTCGACCGTCTGCTGCGTATCCTCTGGCTCAACAACGAAAGCTACGTCAGGGTCTCTTCGCCGCTGCGTGTGGCGCAGGTGCTCCAGTTGCACCAGAAAGCGAGCAGGAGCGGCGGCCTCTACCTCTACGTCGAGCCGAGCAGCATTCAACAGGTGTCTCGGGTCCACTTCGCCGTAGGCAACCCCCCGCAAAAAGAGTTCCTGCTGCAGCTCATGGAGGTGTTCAACCGGCTCGACCTGGCGGTGAACCGGGCCTATTGCCTCACCATCACCACCGGCGTCCACCCCTATTTCCTGGGGACCTTCCTGGTCAACCAGCGCCACGGCGGCGTGCTTGAGGCGGGGAGCGAGCTTTTCTCCCGCCTGCAAAAGGAGCTCTACAACACCCAGATCGTCTCCACCAGGGGATATACCTACCGTGAGTTCGTCACCACCGGCGTCATGTCCGGCGAGGACGCGTCCCTGACCAACGCCTTTATCGCCTTCTGCCACACGAACCTGGCCCACAACCAGCCCGACCGCTTCGGCCTGGACGACGTGCAAAGCGCCTTCCACTCCCACCCGGAGATGTCGCTGCAACTGGTGAAGCTCTTCCGCGCCCGCTTCGATCCCGCCGTCACCGCTAGCGATCCGCGCTACCAGTCAATCCTGGAGGAAACGGTCGGGGCGGTGGAGGAATACAACACGGGGCACCGCTACCTGGACGAGATGCGGCGCACCATATACCGCTGCTGCCTCATCTTCATCACCCATACCTTGAAGACCAACTTCTTCGTACTGGAAAAGCAGGCGCTGGCCTTCAGGCTCGACCCCACCTACCTAGCGGCGCTGGAAACCTCGTCCACCTCCGACCTCCCGCCGGCGCAGCCCTTCCGGGTGACCTTCTTCTTCAGCCGCTACGGCTTCGGCTACCACATAGGCTTCTCCGACATCGCCCGCGGCGGCTGGCGCACCGTCATCGCACGCAACGTGGACGACTACATCACCAACTCCAACACCATCTTCAGGGAGAACTTCGTGCTCGCCCACACCCAGCACCTGAAGAACAAAGACATCTACGAGGGTGGGTCGAAGCTGGTGCTGATCCTGAACGCGGCCGACCTGCAACGCGGAGGGGAGCGCGAACTGGAAGTCTGCCGCCTCTACAAGCTGCAGCACGGTGTCGTCAACGCCTTCCTCGACGTATTCGTCACCAGCGACGGCGTGGCGAAGAATCCAGCCGTGGTCGATTACTATCGCGAGGACGAGCCGATCGAACTGGGCCCCGACGAGAACATGCACGACTCCATGATCGAAAACATCGCCCGCATCTCCAAGCGGCGCGGCTACATCCTGGGGATCGGCATCATGTCCAGCAAGGAAGTAGGCATCAACCACAAGGAGTACGGCGTCACCTCCACGGGGGTGATCAAATTCGCCGAGATCACCATGGCCGAGCTGGGGATCGACATCTACCGCGACCCCTTCAGCGTGAAATTCACAGGGGGCCCCAACGGCGACGTCGCGGGGAACGCCATGCGCATCCTGCTGAACCGTGCCCCCAAGGTCGCCATCAAGCTGATACTGGACGGGACCGCCGCCTTGTGCGACCCGGAGGGAGCCGACCACGAGGAGTTGGGGCGCATCGTGCTCAAGCAGGACCTGGATGCGTTCGACCCGCTGCAGCTGCACCCCGGCGGCTTCATGCTCTTCAGAAGCGGCAGCCGCAGAGAGGGGCTGCGCGAACTATTCCGGAAGGTCACCCGCACCGGCGACGGAGTGCGCGAAGAGTGGATCTCCACCGACGAATTTTCCAAGTGGTACGGAAGCCTCCCCTTCACCGTCAAGGCCGATCTCTTCATCCCGGCAGGCGGCAGGCCCGAGTCCATCGACAAGGACAACTGGCAGAACTACCTGCTGCCGGGGGGCGCGCCCTCGACCGCGGCCATCGTCGAAGGTGCCAACTCCTTCATCACCCCCGAGGCGCGCGTCCAACTGCAGAAAAAGGGCATCATCATCATGCGCGACGCCTCGGCCAACAAGTGCGGCGTCATCTCGTCATCCTACGAGATCATCGCCAACCTGCTGCTGTCCGAGTCCGAGTTCCTGGCCGAGAAGGAGCGCTATGTGCGGGACGTATTGGAGATCCTGGAAAAGCGGGCGGGAGACGAGGCACGGCTGATACTGAAGAGGCGCCGCGAGCAGCCCGGGCTTCTCTGCACCGAGATCTCCGACGCCCTAAGCGGCGAGATCAACGAGGAGTACGCCACCATCTACCGCTTCTTCCAGAACCGGCCCAACCTTTGCCTGCAGCC
Proteins encoded in this region:
- the ispE gene encoding 4-(cytidine 5'-diphospho)-2-C-methyl-D-erythritol kinase, which produces MKKLQLLAPAKVNYRLDVLGKRPDGYHELRMIMQRVDLCDEIEIALSDSPGIRVTCGRKGVPDGPGNIAWRAADALLKLSDKEVGIEITIAKKIPVGAGLGGGSSDAATVLMGVNELLELGLTDERLMEIGVKLGADVPFFVFKKPALAEGIGDRLTALEEVPSLWVVLVNPGIHVSTAWVYQNLRLTTPDPATIIPRSYSSLNEVCELLSNDLEPVTCGRFPLVSELKEVLLTAGARGSLMSGSGSTVFGLFESESAARHAAAEIAKARGWFAAAVRTI
- the ychF gene encoding redox-regulated ATPase YchF — protein: MGFNCGIVGLPNVGKSTIFNALTSAGAESANYPFCTIDPNVGIVAVPDPRMDRLAEIVHPERMQPTTIEFLDIAGLVKGASQGEGLGNKFLGHIRSVDAILHVVRCFDNENVVHVSGSVSPVRDIEVIQTELALADLDTVEKRLQRTEKQARSGDKKAKEDVDFCLKVKSTLEQGLSPRDMAETEDEKLILRDMHLMTAKPVLYVANVAEDDLEGKHPYVEEVRQLAAKEGNGVVFICGSIEAEISELEGEEKQAFLEEMGLAESGLDRLIRSGYELLGLITYFTAGVKEVRAWTITKGTKAPGAAGVIHSDFEKGFIRAEVIAYQDYIASGGEAGAKEKGLMRLEGKEYVVQDGDVMHFRFNV
- a CDS encoding bacteriohemerythrin encodes the protein MPIIQWNVNLLVGIQEIDRHHKQLVQSLNTVYDEFREGKEIELSFLQELIAYAAHHFACEEQWMKKTGYPKLQAHREEHALFTSRVADFKTGLKDNGKISVELIWFLCNWVTHHIGESDAEFGRFVDVHNIRTRGDQPGKIAGDS
- the pth gene encoding aminoacyl-tRNA hydrolase, giving the protein MAAKLIVGLGNPGPKYSWTRHNAGFMVLDRLASLSGIQVTRKAFSGLSGDGNWSSERVYLLKPQTFMNLSGRSVAEALRFYKLSLSDLIVIHDDLDIPFGKVKLKEGGGHGGHNGLRSLAQELGSSAYARIRVGIGRPVHGDVVNFVLTNFAKEEMDSLLEVLDTSVDALEMMIKEGMPKAMSIFNAR
- the truD gene encoding tRNA pseudouridine(13) synthase TruD, whose amino-acid sequence is MLWLRKRIQGGALSIYLTAEVPGTGGTIKGSPEDFLVEEIPAYLPSGQGEHCFAVLEKRGIATLEALRRIAKTLGVQERDLGYAGMKDAIGVTRQTVSIPRVAPDKVLALEIPGIKILSARMHGNKLRLGHLKGNRFVIRVRDVAQGAVKNAEAALEVMTRRGVPNRFGVQRYGAQGNTHEIGAAMLRREFKSAVDRLIGDPAAVTDERWRQAIEAYRRGEVEESLALFPGHFRVERELLTRLVQRPDGFERAFNSVQPRMKRLYLSAFQSSLFDLVLEKRLDSFDKVNVGDIAFKHENGARFLVQDLAAEAPRAEAFDISPTGPMFGCTMMEPHGAQGELEREVLAAQELTLESFNLSGGLRMEGERRPLRVPIAGADVQQEGSDLLVGFSLPRGAYATCVMSEIMKSE
- a CDS encoding PilZ domain-containing protein; this translates as MEQRRFHRVQSRAPGELSHFGMDYKCRLENVSLRGALISADECIMIPVGDCCTFSVVLEPETAPVVITACIVHSFFSMVGVKFINFSGDAEERLLSFMQRLTTEPEKLKQEWEMIQEKRRKSREECCLPTATRS
- a CDS encoding ribose-phosphate pyrophosphokinase; protein product: MENKIRVFSGNSNPILAEKICDCLKVPLGKAKVKTFSDGEIMVEIGENVRGRDIYVVQSTCCPTNNNLMELLIMIDALKRASAATITAVIPYYGYARQDRKAAPRTPITSKLVADLITTAGAARVVTVDLHAGQIQGFFNIPVDNLYAAPVLLAHLKSRFADDPDNLVMVSPDAGGTERARAFAKRLGCTLAVIDKRRTGPNVAEIMHLIGDVKGKNAIILDDMIDTAGTLTQAALALKQHGAANVYACATHGVLSGPAIDRINASVIEKVVITDTVPLGEKAELSDKIRVLSVAELLGEAIRRIHEDESVSSLFV
- a CDS encoding 50S ribosomal protein L25; the encoded protein is MSKQVLKAELREQTGKGICRRLRAAGRVPAVVYGKGIAPVSISLGQKELSEAIAGEGGRNHILTLECAGELNGASVIVADLLRDSLKNVPRHVDLHKINLADKVKVHVKLNLVGTPAGVKAGGFLDFAMHEVEVECLPVHIPAHINVDVAELLIGHSVHVGQIVAPIGTAILSDPKASVVSILGRKGAAEEEAAPAA
- a CDS encoding ferritin family protein, which translates into the protein MIEKEAAARLTMDQLHFIDRCKRFELKGAELYYHFARSFADNKPLSRLWSKTALEEESHAQQFAMAARMQGVGMSGVNTDLTKAMVSLQKLEEKVDQLMASTLSEVEALTLAIKLEEQMAVLHMSTIVIFADSELEKLFQAMMDHDREHVEALREYLKSLPQP
- a CDS encoding DUF4382 domain-containing protein, which gives rise to MKRITAAFKPAVIAICVIVAAFAYLAGCSGGGGDASKGTLKLSITDRQSDNFGKVIIAIREIRVVPRGFEGAADNDANLPVLVRFTTPKVIDVMALRFIQEPLGDIILPAGNYSQIRLVLEPNPTGNRPPVNYLTLSSDVNGTNPIPLDTPSGQQSGLKVLGPIEVKAGIINAVMIDFDPNTAIVSRGNGGYNLKPTGIRMVQMANELPQFGSIVGNVSSSFGHWSSATVAIKRRGTVNDTDPIAAGRIFSSYTSGRWQAPFAAFVPAASGSLGYKTFITTNGFALYSSQTVSVVQNQATDLGEIVLTPR